The following coding sequences lie in one Xiphias gladius isolate SHS-SW01 ecotype Sanya breed wild chromosome 24, ASM1685928v1, whole genome shotgun sequence genomic window:
- the LOC120786074 gene encoding tubulin beta chain-like isoform X2 — MDSVRSGPFGQIFRPDNFVFGQSGAGNNWAKGHYTEGAELVDSVLDVVRKEAESCECLQGFQLTHSLGGGTGSGMGTLLISKIREEYPDRIMNTFSVVPSPKVSDTVVEPYNATLSVHQLVENTDETYCIDNEALYDICFRTLKLTTPTYGDLNHLVSATMSGVTTCLRFPGQLNADLRKLAVNMVPFPRLHFFMPGFAPLTSRGSQQYRALTVPELTQQVFDSKNMMAACDPRHGRYLTVAAVFRGRMSMKEVDEQMLNVQNKNSSYFVEWIPNNVKTAVCDIPPRGLKMAVTFIGNSTAIQELFKRISEQFTAMFRRKAFLHWYTGEGMDEMEFTEAESNMNDLVSEYQQYQDATAEEEGEFEEEVEEDA, encoded by the exons ATGGACTCAGTCCGCTCTGGACCCTTTGGGCAAATCTTCAGACCTGACAACTTTGTCTTTG GTCAAAGTGGAGCAGGAAACAACTGGGCCAAGGGTCACTACACAGAGGGGGCAGAGCTGGTGGACTCGGTCCTGGATGTGGTGAGGAAAGAGGCTGAGAGCTGTGAGTGCCTGCAGGGCTTCCAGCTCACACACTCCCTGGGAGGAGGCACCGGCTCCGGCATGGGCACCCTGCTCATCAGCAAGATCAGAGAGGAGTACCCCGACCGCATCATGAACACCTTCAGTGTGGTGCCCTCTCCGAAg gtATCGGATACCGTGGTTGAGCCGTACAATGCCACGCTGTCAGTCCACCAGCTGGTAGAAAATACAGATGAGACCTACTGCATTGACAACGAAGCCCTTTATGACATTTGCTTCCGCACTCTCAAACTCACTACGCCCACCTATGGCGACCTCAACCACCTGGTTTCAGCCACCATGAGCGGCGTGACCACCTGCCTGCGTTTCCCCGGCCAGCTGAACGCCGATCTTAGGAAACTGGCCGTCAACATGGTGCCCTTCCCCCGTCTCCACTTCTTCATGCCCGGCTTTGCCCCTCTCACCAGCCGAGGGAGCCAGCAGTACCGCGCGCTGACGGTCCCCGAGCTCACCCAGCAGGTGTTCGACTCCAAAAACATGATGGCGGCTTGCGACCCTCGCCACGGACGCTACCTGACGGTGGCTGCCGTGTTCCGGGGCCGCATGTCCATGAAGGAGGTGGACGAACAGATGCTGAACGTTCAAAACAAGAACAGCAGCTACTTCGTGGAGTGGATCCCCAACAACGTCAAGACGGCCGTCTGCGACATCCCGCCACGCGGCCTCAAGATGGCCGTCACCTTCATCGGCAACAGCACAGCCATCCAGGAGCTGTTCAAACGCATATCTGAGCAGTTCACTGCCATGTTCCGCCGCAAGGCCTTCCTCCACTGGTACACCGGCGAGGGCATGGACGAGATGGAGTTCACCGAGGCAGAGAGCAACATGAACGACCTGGTGTCCGAGTACCAGCAGTACCAGGACGCCACGGccgaggaggagggagagtttgaggaagaggtggaggaggatgCCTAA
- the LOC120786074 gene encoding tubulin beta chain-like isoform X1, translating into MREIVHIQAGQCGNQIGAKFWEVISDEHGIDPTGTYHGDSDLQLDRISVYYNEATGGKYVPRAILVDLEPGTMDSVRSGPFGQIFRPDNFVFGQSGAGNNWAKGHYTEGAELVDSVLDVVRKEAESCECLQGFQLTHSLGGGTGSGMGTLLISKIREEYPDRIMNTFSVVPSPKVSDTVVEPYNATLSVHQLVENTDETYCIDNEALYDICFRTLKLTTPTYGDLNHLVSATMSGVTTCLRFPGQLNADLRKLAVNMVPFPRLHFFMPGFAPLTSRGSQQYRALTVPELTQQVFDSKNMMAACDPRHGRYLTVAAVFRGRMSMKEVDEQMLNVQNKNSSYFVEWIPNNVKTAVCDIPPRGLKMAVTFIGNSTAIQELFKRISEQFTAMFRRKAFLHWYTGEGMDEMEFTEAESNMNDLVSEYQQYQDATAEEEGEFEEEVEEDA; encoded by the exons ATGAGGGAGATCGTGCACATCCAGGCCGGCCAGTGCGGGAACCAGATTGGTGCAAAG TTCTGGGAGGTGATCAGCGACGAGCACGGCATCGACCCAACAGGAACCTACCACGGAGACAGCGACTTACAGCTGGACAGGATCAGCGTGTATTACAATGAAGCCACCG GTGGGAAGTATGTGCCCAGAGCCATCCTAGTTGATCTGGAACCAGGCACCATGGACTCAGTCCGCTCTGGACCCTTTGGGCAAATCTTCAGACCTGACAACTTTGTCTTTG GTCAAAGTGGAGCAGGAAACAACTGGGCCAAGGGTCACTACACAGAGGGGGCAGAGCTGGTGGACTCGGTCCTGGATGTGGTGAGGAAAGAGGCTGAGAGCTGTGAGTGCCTGCAGGGCTTCCAGCTCACACACTCCCTGGGAGGAGGCACCGGCTCCGGCATGGGCACCCTGCTCATCAGCAAGATCAGAGAGGAGTACCCCGACCGCATCATGAACACCTTCAGTGTGGTGCCCTCTCCGAAg gtATCGGATACCGTGGTTGAGCCGTACAATGCCACGCTGTCAGTCCACCAGCTGGTAGAAAATACAGATGAGACCTACTGCATTGACAACGAAGCCCTTTATGACATTTGCTTCCGCACTCTCAAACTCACTACGCCCACCTATGGCGACCTCAACCACCTGGTTTCAGCCACCATGAGCGGCGTGACCACCTGCCTGCGTTTCCCCGGCCAGCTGAACGCCGATCTTAGGAAACTGGCCGTCAACATGGTGCCCTTCCCCCGTCTCCACTTCTTCATGCCCGGCTTTGCCCCTCTCACCAGCCGAGGGAGCCAGCAGTACCGCGCGCTGACGGTCCCCGAGCTCACCCAGCAGGTGTTCGACTCCAAAAACATGATGGCGGCTTGCGACCCTCGCCACGGACGCTACCTGACGGTGGCTGCCGTGTTCCGGGGCCGCATGTCCATGAAGGAGGTGGACGAACAGATGCTGAACGTTCAAAACAAGAACAGCAGCTACTTCGTGGAGTGGATCCCCAACAACGTCAAGACGGCCGTCTGCGACATCCCGCCACGCGGCCTCAAGATGGCCGTCACCTTCATCGGCAACAGCACAGCCATCCAGGAGCTGTTCAAACGCATATCTGAGCAGTTCACTGCCATGTTCCGCCGCAAGGCCTTCCTCCACTGGTACACCGGCGAGGGCATGGACGAGATGGAGTTCACCGAGGCAGAGAGCAACATGAACGACCTGGTGTCCGAGTACCAGCAGTACCAGGACGCCACGGccgaggaggagggagagtttgaggaagaggtggaggaggatgCCTAA
- the flot1a gene encoding flotillin-1a isoform X1: MFYTCGPNEAMVVSGLCRSPPLMIAGGRVFVIPCFQQIQRISLNTLTLNVKSDKVYTRHGVPISVTGIAQMKIQGQNKQMLAAACQMFMGKSEAEISQIALETLEGHQRAIIAHLTVEEIYKDRKKFSEQVFKVASSDLVNMGISVVSYTLKDVHDDQDYLHSLGKARTAQVQKDARIGEAQNKRDAVIREAHAMQEKISAQYKNEIDMAKAQRDYELKKAAYDIEINTKKAESEMAYQLQVAKTKQRIEEEKMQVQVVERTQQITLQEQEIARREKELEAKVKKPAEAERYRLEKLAEAQRLKLIMEAEAEAESIRIKGEAEAFALEAKGRAEAEQMVKKAEAFQQYKEGAMVDMLLEKLPLMADEISKPLCEANKVTMVSSGGGEVGAAKLSGEVLDIMTRLPDVVEKLTGVSISQGTPPTPQAD; encoded by the exons ATGTTCTACACCTGTGGTCCCAACGAGGCTATGGTGGTGTCAG GGTTATGTCGTTCTCCCCCGCTGATGATAGCTGGAGGCCGAGTGTTCGTCATCCCGTGTTTTCAGCAGATACAGAG GATTTCCCTGAACACTCTGACTCTGAATGTGAAGAGTGACAAAGTCTACACCCGCCACGGAGTGCCCATCTCCGTCACCGGGATAGCCCAG ATGAAGATCCAGGGTCAGAACAAACAGATGCTGGCCGCAGCCTGCCAGATGTTCATGGGGAAGTCCGAGGCAGAGATTTCTCAGATCGCCTTGGAGACGCTGGAGGGGCACCAGCGTGCCATCATCGCCCACTTGACTGTTGAG GAGATCTACAAGGACCGTAAGAAGTTCTCAGAGCAGGTTTTTAAGGTGGCCTCCTCCGACCTGGTCAACATGGGCATCAGCGTGGTCAGCTACACGCTCAAAGATGTTCACGACGACCAG GATTACCTGCATTCACTGGGAAAGGCTCGCACGGCCCAGGTTCAGAAAGACGCTCGCATTGGAGAGGCCCAGAACAAGAGAGATGCTGTGATCAGG gaagCCCATGCAATGCAGGAGAAAATCTCAGCTCAGTACAAGAATGAGATCGACATGGCAAAGGCGCAGAGGGACTATGAGCTGAAGAAGGCGGCCTATGACATCGAGATCAACACTAAGAAGGCTGAGTCAGAGATGGCCTACCAGCTGCAG GTCGCGAAGACAAAGCAGCGTattgaggaggagaagatgcaGGTCCAGGTAGTTGAGCGGACGCAGCAGATCACTCTGCAGGAGCAGGAGATCGCCCGCAGGGAGAAGGAGCTGGAGGCCAAGGTGAAGAAACCTGCCGAGGCCGAGCGGTACCGCCTGGAGAAACTGGCTGAGGCCCAGCG tcTTAAGTTGATCATGGAGGCAGAAGCCGAAGCTGAATCCATTAGG ATTAAAGGTGAGGCTGAGGCGTTCGCACTGGAGGCCAAAGGTCGCGCAGAGGCAGAGCAGATGGTAAAGAAGGCAGAGGCCTTCCAGCAGTACAAGGAAGGAGCCATGGTGGACATGCTGCTGGAGAAGCTGCCTCTG ATGGCAGACGAGATCAGCAAGCCGCTGTGCGAAGCCAACAAAGTTACCATGGTGTCCAGTGGAGGCGGGGAGGTGGGCGCAGCCAAACTGTCAGGAGAGGTGCTGGACATCATGACCCGCCTCCCCGACGTGGTGGAGAAACTGACTGGAGTCAGCATCTCCCAG GggacccccccaaccccccaagCAGACTGA
- the flot1a gene encoding flotillin-1a isoform X2 gives MIAGGRVFVIPCFQQIQRISLNTLTLNVKSDKVYTRHGVPISVTGIAQMKIQGQNKQMLAAACQMFMGKSEAEISQIALETLEGHQRAIIAHLTVEEIYKDRKKFSEQVFKVASSDLVNMGISVVSYTLKDVHDDQDYLHSLGKARTAQVQKDARIGEAQNKRDAVIREAHAMQEKISAQYKNEIDMAKAQRDYELKKAAYDIEINTKKAESEMAYQLQVAKTKQRIEEEKMQVQVVERTQQITLQEQEIARREKELEAKVKKPAEAERYRLEKLAEAQRLKLIMEAEAEAESIRIKGEAEAFALEAKGRAEAEQMVKKAEAFQQYKEGAMVDMLLEKLPLMADEISKPLCEANKVTMVSSGGGEVGAAKLSGEVLDIMTRLPDVVEKLTGVSISQGTPPTPQAD, from the exons ATGATAGCTGGAGGCCGAGTGTTCGTCATCCCGTGTTTTCAGCAGATACAGAG GATTTCCCTGAACACTCTGACTCTGAATGTGAAGAGTGACAAAGTCTACACCCGCCACGGAGTGCCCATCTCCGTCACCGGGATAGCCCAG ATGAAGATCCAGGGTCAGAACAAACAGATGCTGGCCGCAGCCTGCCAGATGTTCATGGGGAAGTCCGAGGCAGAGATTTCTCAGATCGCCTTGGAGACGCTGGAGGGGCACCAGCGTGCCATCATCGCCCACTTGACTGTTGAG GAGATCTACAAGGACCGTAAGAAGTTCTCAGAGCAGGTTTTTAAGGTGGCCTCCTCCGACCTGGTCAACATGGGCATCAGCGTGGTCAGCTACACGCTCAAAGATGTTCACGACGACCAG GATTACCTGCATTCACTGGGAAAGGCTCGCACGGCCCAGGTTCAGAAAGACGCTCGCATTGGAGAGGCCCAGAACAAGAGAGATGCTGTGATCAGG gaagCCCATGCAATGCAGGAGAAAATCTCAGCTCAGTACAAGAATGAGATCGACATGGCAAAGGCGCAGAGGGACTATGAGCTGAAGAAGGCGGCCTATGACATCGAGATCAACACTAAGAAGGCTGAGTCAGAGATGGCCTACCAGCTGCAG GTCGCGAAGACAAAGCAGCGTattgaggaggagaagatgcaGGTCCAGGTAGTTGAGCGGACGCAGCAGATCACTCTGCAGGAGCAGGAGATCGCCCGCAGGGAGAAGGAGCTGGAGGCCAAGGTGAAGAAACCTGCCGAGGCCGAGCGGTACCGCCTGGAGAAACTGGCTGAGGCCCAGCG tcTTAAGTTGATCATGGAGGCAGAAGCCGAAGCTGAATCCATTAGG ATTAAAGGTGAGGCTGAGGCGTTCGCACTGGAGGCCAAAGGTCGCGCAGAGGCAGAGCAGATGGTAAAGAAGGCAGAGGCCTTCCAGCAGTACAAGGAAGGAGCCATGGTGGACATGCTGCTGGAGAAGCTGCCTCTG ATGGCAGACGAGATCAGCAAGCCGCTGTGCGAAGCCAACAAAGTTACCATGGTGTCCAGTGGAGGCGGGGAGGTGGGCGCAGCCAAACTGTCAGGAGAGGTGCTGGACATCATGACCCGCCTCCCCGACGTGGTGGAGAAACTGACTGGAGTCAGCATCTCCCAG GggacccccccaaccccccaagCAGACTGA
- the znf384a gene encoding zinc finger protein 384a isoform X2, whose product MDDSHFNSSYFWSPVPTVQGQIENAMFLNKAKEQLGPEKANAPSFPHSSASSISSPHYPAAVLTIPGPVDTGSGLRVVPKQEGGGGTAGGGGGGVSGSMPLSAVGGHLHQSHTSQNVTVVPVPSTGIMTADKKEDMTVPPAVVMPAPSKRGRKSKQVMGRVAGVGGVLPPGSDALILAHLAAGGQHHAADPYDLSNDEDDHTNKDGPKSYRCRMCAVTFFSKSDMQIHAKSHTEAKPHKCPHCSKSFANSSYLSQHIRIHSGAKPYTCTYCQKTFRQLSHLQQHTRNHTEAKPHKCPHCSKSFANSSYLSQHIRIHTGAKPYTCSYCQKTFRQLSHLQQHTRIHTGDRPYKCNHPGCEKAFTQLSNLQSHRRQHNKDKPFKCHNCNRGYTDAASLEVHLSTHTVKHAKLFSCGLCNRSYTSETYLMKHMRKHNPDPLTVAATVAAQQAQGLTPGGGGGRGRGRGRGRGGGAGRAGQLQSQTNPNNTNQNPNQGPPGSYQPPQHPTESVVPCPFDLHQYKTVAASEIQYKPVSVADLPVVHKDLCLTVSTSAIQVEHMNS is encoded by the exons aTGGACGATTCCCATTTCAACTCATCATACTTTTGGTCTCCCGTCCCCACTGTACAAGGACAG ATCGAGAACGCCATGTTCCTGAACAAGGCAAAGGAGCAACTAGGTCCAGAGAAGGCCAATGCACCCTCCTTCCCTCACTCCTCTGCATCTTCCATCTCTTCCCCCCACTACCCCGCGGCTGTGCTCACCATCCCCGGCCCAGTGGACACAGGGAGTGGGCTGCGAGTGGTCCCCAAACAGGAAGGAGGTGGGGGTActgcaggaggaggtggtggtggcgTCAGTGGCAGCATGCCTTTAAGTGCGGTTGGGGGACACCTGCACCAGTCGCACACCTCCCAGAACGTCACCGTTGTGCCTGTTCCCTCCACGGGTATCATGACTGCAG ACAAGAAGGAGGACATGACAGTCCCTCCTGCAGTTGTAATGCCAGCACCATCAAAGCGAGGCAGGAAGAGCAAACAGGTGATGGGCAGAGTAGCTGGAGTAGGTGGGGTCCTCCCTCCAGGAAGCGATGCATTAATATTGGCACACCTTGCTGCTGGTGGACAA CACCACGCTGCTGACCCATATGACCTGTCAAATGATGAGGATGATCATACTAACAAGGATGGCCCCAAATCATACAG GTGTCGGATGTGTGCAGTGACGTTCTTCAGCAAGTCAGACATGCAGATCCACGCCAAGTCCCACACTGAGGCCAAGCCCCATAAGTGCCCCCACTGTTCCAAGTCATTTGCCAACTCCAGCTACTTGTCCCAGCACATCCGCATCCACAGTGGGGCCAAACCCTACACCTGCACCTACTGCCAGAAAACATTCAGGCAGCTCAGTCACCTACAGCAGCACACACG AAACCACACTGAGGCCAAGCCCCACAAGTGTCCCCACTGCTCCAAGTCGTTTGCCAACTCCAGCTACCTGTCCCAGCACATCCGCATCCACACTGGGGCCAAGCCCTACACCTGCTCCTACTGCCAGAAAACATTCAGGCAGCTCAGTCACCTACAGCAGCACACACG GATTCACACCGGTGACCGACCGTACAAGTGTAACCATCCTGGCTGTGAAAAAGCTTTCACTCAGTTGTCCAACCTACAG TCTCACCGTCGgcaacacaacaaagacaagcCGTTCAAGTGCCACAACTGTAACCGTGGTTACACAGATGCTGCCAGCCTGGAGGTGCACCTGtccacacacactgtcaaacaTGCCAAGCTGTTCTCCTGTGGCCTCTGTAACCGATCCTATACCTCG GAGACATATCTAATGAAACACATGAGGAAGCACAACCCTGACCCACTAACAGTGGCAGCAACAGTAGCTGCTCAGCAGGCCCAGGGCCTTACACCAGGCGGAGGAGGGGGCAGGGGCCGAGGCCGTGGCCGAGGGAGAGGAGGCGGTGCTGGCAGAGCGGGCCAGCTCCAAAGCCAGACCAACCCAAATAACACCAACCAGAACCCTAACCAAGGACCCCCAGGCAGCTACCAGCCACCCCAGCATCCCACAGAAAGTGTGGTTCCATGCCCGTTTGACCTGCACCAGTACAAGACAGTGGCAGCCAGTGAGATCCAGTACAAACCAGTTTCTGTGGCGGACCTACCTGTGGTCCACAAAGACCTTTGCCTCACTGTCTCCACATCAGCCATACAGGTGGAGCACATGAACTCATAG
- the znf384a gene encoding zinc finger protein 384a isoform X1 yields MDDSHFNSSYFWSPVPTVQGQIENAMFLNKAKEQLGPEKANAPSFPHSSASSISSPHYPAAVLTIPGPVDTGSGLRVVPKQEGGGGTAGGGGGGVSGSMPLSAVGGHLHQSHTSQNVTVVPVPSTGIMTAAGLVITTPQGTLVPTASTQSFVAGPHTATTMIVSAVHPSNTDKKEDMTVPPAVVMPAPSKRGRKSKQVMGRVAGVGGVLPPGSDALILAHLAAGGQHHAADPYDLSNDEDDHTNKDGPKSYRCRMCAVTFFSKSDMQIHAKSHTEAKPHKCPHCSKSFANSSYLSQHIRIHSGAKPYTCTYCQKTFRQLSHLQQHTRNHTEAKPHKCPHCSKSFANSSYLSQHIRIHTGAKPYTCSYCQKTFRQLSHLQQHTRIHTGDRPYKCNHPGCEKAFTQLSNLQSHRRQHNKDKPFKCHNCNRGYTDAASLEVHLSTHTVKHAKLFSCGLCNRSYTSETYLMKHMRKHNPDPLTVAATVAAQQAQGLTPGGGGGRGRGRGRGRGGGAGRAGQLQSQTNPNNTNQNPNQGPPGSYQPPQHPTESVVPCPFDLHQYKTVAASEIQYKPVSVADLPVVHKDLCLTVSTSAIQVEHMNS; encoded by the exons aTGGACGATTCCCATTTCAACTCATCATACTTTTGGTCTCCCGTCCCCACTGTACAAGGACAG ATCGAGAACGCCATGTTCCTGAACAAGGCAAAGGAGCAACTAGGTCCAGAGAAGGCCAATGCACCCTCCTTCCCTCACTCCTCTGCATCTTCCATCTCTTCCCCCCACTACCCCGCGGCTGTGCTCACCATCCCCGGCCCAGTGGACACAGGGAGTGGGCTGCGAGTGGTCCCCAAACAGGAAGGAGGTGGGGGTActgcaggaggaggtggtggtggcgTCAGTGGCAGCATGCCTTTAAGTGCGGTTGGGGGACACCTGCACCAGTCGCACACCTCCCAGAACGTCACCGTTGTGCCTGTTCCCTCCACGGGTATCATGACTGCAG CGGGGTTAGTGATCACCACCCCTCAAGGCACACTGGTCCCCACTGCCTCCACGCAGTCCTTTGTAGCTGGACCCCACACTGCCACCACCATGATAGTGTCTGCAGTACACCCCTCAAATACAG ACAAGAAGGAGGACATGACAGTCCCTCCTGCAGTTGTAATGCCAGCACCATCAAAGCGAGGCAGGAAGAGCAAACAGGTGATGGGCAGAGTAGCTGGAGTAGGTGGGGTCCTCCCTCCAGGAAGCGATGCATTAATATTGGCACACCTTGCTGCTGGTGGACAA CACCACGCTGCTGACCCATATGACCTGTCAAATGATGAGGATGATCATACTAACAAGGATGGCCCCAAATCATACAG GTGTCGGATGTGTGCAGTGACGTTCTTCAGCAAGTCAGACATGCAGATCCACGCCAAGTCCCACACTGAGGCCAAGCCCCATAAGTGCCCCCACTGTTCCAAGTCATTTGCCAACTCCAGCTACTTGTCCCAGCACATCCGCATCCACAGTGGGGCCAAACCCTACACCTGCACCTACTGCCAGAAAACATTCAGGCAGCTCAGTCACCTACAGCAGCACACACG AAACCACACTGAGGCCAAGCCCCACAAGTGTCCCCACTGCTCCAAGTCGTTTGCCAACTCCAGCTACCTGTCCCAGCACATCCGCATCCACACTGGGGCCAAGCCCTACACCTGCTCCTACTGCCAGAAAACATTCAGGCAGCTCAGTCACCTACAGCAGCACACACG GATTCACACCGGTGACCGACCGTACAAGTGTAACCATCCTGGCTGTGAAAAAGCTTTCACTCAGTTGTCCAACCTACAG TCTCACCGTCGgcaacacaacaaagacaagcCGTTCAAGTGCCACAACTGTAACCGTGGTTACACAGATGCTGCCAGCCTGGAGGTGCACCTGtccacacacactgtcaaacaTGCCAAGCTGTTCTCCTGTGGCCTCTGTAACCGATCCTATACCTCG GAGACATATCTAATGAAACACATGAGGAAGCACAACCCTGACCCACTAACAGTGGCAGCAACAGTAGCTGCTCAGCAGGCCCAGGGCCTTACACCAGGCGGAGGAGGGGGCAGGGGCCGAGGCCGTGGCCGAGGGAGAGGAGGCGGTGCTGGCAGAGCGGGCCAGCTCCAAAGCCAGACCAACCCAAATAACACCAACCAGAACCCTAACCAAGGACCCCCAGGCAGCTACCAGCCACCCCAGCATCCCACAGAAAGTGTGGTTCCATGCCCGTTTGACCTGCACCAGTACAAGACAGTGGCAGCCAGTGAGATCCAGTACAAACCAGTTTCTGTGGCGGACCTACCTGTGGTCCACAAAGACCTTTGCCTCACTGTCTCCACATCAGCCATACAGGTGGAGCACATGAACTCATAG
- the znf384a gene encoding zinc finger protein 384a isoform X3: MDDSHFNSSYFWSPVPTVQGQIENAMFLNKAKEQLGPEKANAPSFPHSSASSISSPHYPAAVLTIPGPVDTGSGLRVVPKQEGGGGTAGGGGGGVSGSMPLSAVGGHLHQSHTSQNVTVVPVPSTGIMTAAGLVITTPQGTLVPTASTQSFVAGPHTATTMIVSAVHPSNTDKKEDMTVPPAVVMPAPSKRGRKSKQVMGRVAGVGGVLPPGSDALILAHLAAGGQHHAADPYDLSNDEDDHTNKDGPKSYRCRMCAVTFFSKSDMQIHAKSHTEAKPHKCPHCSKSFANSSYLSQHIRIHSGAKPYTCTYCQKTFRQLSHLQQHTRIHTGDRPYKCNHPGCEKAFTQLSNLQSHRRQHNKDKPFKCHNCNRGYTDAASLEVHLSTHTVKHAKLFSCGLCNRSYTSETYLMKHMRKHNPDPLTVAATVAAQQAQGLTPGGGGGRGRGRGRGRGGGAGRAGQLQSQTNPNNTNQNPNQGPPGSYQPPQHPTESVVPCPFDLHQYKTVAASEIQYKPVSVADLPVVHKDLCLTVSTSAIQVEHMNS, from the exons aTGGACGATTCCCATTTCAACTCATCATACTTTTGGTCTCCCGTCCCCACTGTACAAGGACAG ATCGAGAACGCCATGTTCCTGAACAAGGCAAAGGAGCAACTAGGTCCAGAGAAGGCCAATGCACCCTCCTTCCCTCACTCCTCTGCATCTTCCATCTCTTCCCCCCACTACCCCGCGGCTGTGCTCACCATCCCCGGCCCAGTGGACACAGGGAGTGGGCTGCGAGTGGTCCCCAAACAGGAAGGAGGTGGGGGTActgcaggaggaggtggtggtggcgTCAGTGGCAGCATGCCTTTAAGTGCGGTTGGGGGACACCTGCACCAGTCGCACACCTCCCAGAACGTCACCGTTGTGCCTGTTCCCTCCACGGGTATCATGACTGCAG CGGGGTTAGTGATCACCACCCCTCAAGGCACACTGGTCCCCACTGCCTCCACGCAGTCCTTTGTAGCTGGACCCCACACTGCCACCACCATGATAGTGTCTGCAGTACACCCCTCAAATACAG ACAAGAAGGAGGACATGACAGTCCCTCCTGCAGTTGTAATGCCAGCACCATCAAAGCGAGGCAGGAAGAGCAAACAGGTGATGGGCAGAGTAGCTGGAGTAGGTGGGGTCCTCCCTCCAGGAAGCGATGCATTAATATTGGCACACCTTGCTGCTGGTGGACAA CACCACGCTGCTGACCCATATGACCTGTCAAATGATGAGGATGATCATACTAACAAGGATGGCCCCAAATCATACAG GTGTCGGATGTGTGCAGTGACGTTCTTCAGCAAGTCAGACATGCAGATCCACGCCAAGTCCCACACTGAGGCCAAGCCCCATAAGTGCCCCCACTGTTCCAAGTCATTTGCCAACTCCAGCTACTTGTCCCAGCACATCCGCATCCACAGTGGGGCCAAACCCTACACCTGCACCTACTGCCAGAAAACATTCAGGCAGCTCAGTCACCTACAGCAGCACACACG GATTCACACCGGTGACCGACCGTACAAGTGTAACCATCCTGGCTGTGAAAAAGCTTTCACTCAGTTGTCCAACCTACAG TCTCACCGTCGgcaacacaacaaagacaagcCGTTCAAGTGCCACAACTGTAACCGTGGTTACACAGATGCTGCCAGCCTGGAGGTGCACCTGtccacacacactgtcaaacaTGCCAAGCTGTTCTCCTGTGGCCTCTGTAACCGATCCTATACCTCG GAGACATATCTAATGAAACACATGAGGAAGCACAACCCTGACCCACTAACAGTGGCAGCAACAGTAGCTGCTCAGCAGGCCCAGGGCCTTACACCAGGCGGAGGAGGGGGCAGGGGCCGAGGCCGTGGCCGAGGGAGAGGAGGCGGTGCTGGCAGAGCGGGCCAGCTCCAAAGCCAGACCAACCCAAATAACACCAACCAGAACCCTAACCAAGGACCCCCAGGCAGCTACCAGCCACCCCAGCATCCCACAGAAAGTGTGGTTCCATGCCCGTTTGACCTGCACCAGTACAAGACAGTGGCAGCCAGTGAGATCCAGTACAAACCAGTTTCTGTGGCGGACCTACCTGTGGTCCACAAAGACCTTTGCCTCACTGTCTCCACATCAGCCATACAGGTGGAGCACATGAACTCATAG